GGACTCTGGGAACTTTTCGGCTAGGTATTTGCAGGTGTTGTCGTAGGCCAAGGGATTTAGGTGAAATTTGGGCGATCGCTACCGAGCATTATCGCTCAACCAAGACACTAAATCCTCAACTCCCGTAAAATCGAGCAGCGCTTCCCCCATCTGGGGTGAAGGGCCAATCCTGTATTAATATCTTAATGATGCAGTCAAGGGTCTTAAGCAGATGAAAATCGGATCTCAATACTTGGGAAACAACCAGTGCGAATTTCGAGTTTGGGCCCCTCAACGCCAAGAGGTTGCGGTTCACTTAGTTTCTCCCCAAGAGCGATTGATACCCCTCTCACGAGATGAACAGGGGTATTGGTCGGCAACCGTCAGTGATGTTCAACCCGGAAGCCTCTACTTTTATCAACTCGACAGTTCCCTAGACCGTCCTGACCCCGCCTCCTCCCTCCAACCGAAAGGGGTTCATGATGCCTCGCAAGTGGTGGATCATCAGGCTTTTGTCTGGCAAGATCCTGATTGGAAAGGCTTACCCTTAGACCAATATGTGATTTACGAGCTGCATGTGGGCACGTTTACGACTGAAGGAACCTTTACCGCTATTATTGACCGACTCCCCGATTTACTCGATTTAGGCATTAACGCCATTGAAATTATGCCCGTGGCTCCCTTTCCGGGGACTCGCAACTGGGGCTATGATGGGGTTTATCTCTATGGGGTGCAAGCCTCCTATGGCGGCCCCGATGGGTTGAAAACCCTGGTGAGTGCATGTCATAAAGCGGGAATTGCGGTCATCCTGGATGTGGTGTATAACCATTTTGGCCCGGAGGGTAACTATCTCTGGGATTATGGCCCCTATTTTACGGATAAATATCGCACCCCTTGGGGAGATGCGGTCAATTATGATGATGCTCAGAGCAACGAAGTTCGCAATTTCTTTATTCAAAATACGCTCTATTGGCTAGAGGAGTATCATATTGATGCTCTGCGTTTAGATGCGGTTCATGCCATTTATGATTTTAGTGCCCAACCCTTTCTACAACAGTTAGGCGCGGCTGTGGAAGAATTGGATGGACGGTTGGGATATACCCATTATTTGATTGCTGAAAGCGATTTAAATGATGTGCGGGTTCTCCAGTCTAGGGAAACGGGAGGGTTTGGCCATCACAGTCAATGGTGCGATGATTTTCACCATGCTCTGCATACGGTGTTAACGGGGGAAACTTCGGGATATTATCAGGATTTTGGCCAGGTGAGCCATTTAGCGAAGTCCTAT
This is a stretch of genomic DNA from Roseofilum capinflatum BLCC-M114. It encodes these proteins:
- the treZ gene encoding malto-oligosyltrehalose trehalohydrolase, translated to MKIGSQYLGNNQCEFRVWAPQRQEVAVHLVSPQERLIPLSRDEQGYWSATVSDVQPGSLYFYQLDSSLDRPDPASSLQPKGVHDASQVVDHQAFVWQDPDWKGLPLDQYVIYELHVGTFTTEGTFTAIIDRLPDLLDLGINAIEIMPVAPFPGTRNWGYDGVYLYGVQASYGGPDGLKTLVSACHKAGIAVILDVVYNHFGPEGNYLWDYGPYFTDKYRTPWGDAVNYDDAQSNEVRNFFIQNTLYWLEEYHIDALRLDAVHAIYDFSAQPFLQQLGAAVEELDGRLGYTHYLIAESDLNDVRVLQSRETGGFGHHSQWCDDFHHALHTVLTGETSGYYQDFGQVSHLAKSYGEGYVYSGEYSVHRQRSHGNSAASYPGECFVVCIQNHDQVGNRLAGDRLSTLVGFDQLKLAAAAVLLSPFVPMLFMGEEYGETAPFQYFVSHGDPNLVEGVRKGRAEEFKSFGWQKEVPDPQSVEVFQESTLNWELGKQGNHQILRSLHKTLIQLRKTHPALASLKKEHTEVIHPTDTSLIILHRQVNSSHLYACLNFNSDPITFTPSLPPGAWTKTLDSADPQWNGSGQTNPQELSAGTEITLSSWGFVLYTQS
- a CDS encoding DUF4351 domain-containing protein translates to MGPSPQMGEALLDFTGVEDLVSWLSDNAR